A window from Helicobacter pylori NQ4053 encodes these proteins:
- a CDS encoding COG3014 family protein, producing the protein MDLEHFNTLYYEESPKQAYEYSKQFTKKKKNALLWDLQNGLSALYARDYETSLGVLDQAEQRFDKTQSAFTRGAGYVGATMINDNVRAYGGNIYEGVLINYYKAIDYMLLNDSAKARVQFNRANERQRRAKEFYYEEVQKAIKEIDSSKKHNINMERSRVEVSEILNNTYSNLDKYEAYQGLLNPAVSYLSGLFYALDGDKNKGLGYLNEAYGISQSPFVAKDLVFFKNPNRSHFTWIIIEDGKEPQKSEFKIDVPIFMIDSVYNVSIALPKLEKGEAFYQNFTLKDGEKVTPFDTLASIDAVVASEFRKQLPYIITRAILSATFKVGMQAVANYYLGFVGGLVTSLYSGVSTFADTRNTSIFAHKIYLMRIKNKAFENYEVRADSIDAFSFSLRPCKRSLESPKVIDARELLSGFVTAPQILCSNRHNILYVRSFKNGFVLSHLK; encoded by the coding sequence ATGGACTTAGAACATTTTAACACGCTCTATTATGAAGAAAGCCCCAAACAAGCTTATGAATATTCCAAACAATTCACTAAGAAAAAAAAGAACGCTCTTTTATGGGACTTGCAAAACGGCTTGAGTGCTTTATACGCCAGAGATTACGAGACTTCTTTAGGGGTATTAGATCAAGCCGAGCAACGCTTTGATAAAACCCAAAGCGCTTTCACAAGAGGGGCTGGTTATGTGGGCGCTACCATGATTAATGATAACGTGCGCGCTTATGGGGGGAATATTTATGAGGGCGTTTTAATCAATTATTACAAAGCGATAGACTACATGCTTTTAAACGATAGCGCGAAAGCTAGGGTGCAATTCAACCGCGCGAACGAACGCCAGCGCAGGGCTAAAGAATTTTATTATGAGGAAGTGCAAAAAGCCATTAAAGAGATCGATTCTAGCAAAAAGCACAATATTAATATGGAACGCTCTAGGGTAGAAGTGAGCGAGATTTTAAACAACACCTATTCTAATTTAGACAAATACGAAGCTTATCAAGGCTTGCTTAACCCGGCGGTTTCGTATCTTTCAGGGTTGTTTTACGCTTTAGATGGGGATAAAAATAAGGGGTTAGGCTATCTTAATGAAGCCTATGGGATCAGTCAAAGCCCTTTCGTGGCTAAAGACTTGGTTTTTTTCAAAAACCCTAACAGAAGCCATTTCACTTGGATCATCATTGAAGATGGTAAAGAGCCGCAAAAAAGCGAATTTAAAATTGATGTGCCTATTTTTATGATTGATTCGGTTTATAACGTGAGTATAGCCTTGCCCAAGCTAGAAAAAGGGGAAGCGTTTTATCAAAATTTCACCTTAAAAGATGGAGAAAAAGTAACGCCCTTTGACACTTTAGCCTCAATAGATGCGGTGGTCGCCAGCGAATTCAGGAAGCAATTGCCCTACATTATCACTAGGGCTATTTTATCGGCCACTTTTAAAGTGGGCATGCAAGCGGTGGCGAACTATTATTTGGGGTTTGTTGGAGGGTTAGTAACTTCGTTGTATTCAGGTGTTAGCACCTTTGCAGACACCAGAAACACGAGCATTTTTGCCCATAAAATCTATCTTATGCGTATCAAAAATAAAGCTTTTGAAAATTATGAAGTTCGAGCTGATTCTATTGACGCTTTTTCGTTTTCATTAAGGCCTTGTAAAAGATCGCTTGAAAGCCCCAAAGTCATTGATGCTAGGGAATTGCTTTCTGGGTTTGTAACAGCCCCACAAATCCTTTGCTCTAACCGCCATAATATTTTATATGTGCGCAGCTTTAAAAACGGGTTTGTTTTGAGTCATTTAAAATGA
- the cheV1 gene encoding chemotaxis protein CheV1, whose protein sequence is MADSLAGIDQVTSLHKNNELQLLCFRLGKNKDLYAVNVFKIREVVKYHGNLTIISHENNSLVEGLIIIRELTIPLIDMKKWFYYDSQNKSKDLRPYRIEKEKGEDDIVMICEFSRWTIGVRIYEADRILSKKWTEMEQSAGLGGSAGNNKLVSRTRYFDGRLVQVVDIEKMLIDVFPWIEDEKHNDLETLSKIHSNQCVLLADDSPSVLKTMQMILDKLGVKHIDFINGKTLLEHLFNPTTDVGNIGLIITDLEMPEASGFEVIKQVKNDPLTSKIPIVVNSSMSGSSNEDMARSLKADDFISKSNPKDIQRVVKQFLELA, encoded by the coding sequence ATGGCTGATAGTTTAGCGGGCATTGATCAAGTTACGAGTTTGCATAAAAATAACGAGTTGCAATTATTGTGTTTCAGGCTGGGTAAAAACAAGGATTTGTATGCGGTCAATGTCTTTAAGATCCGTGAAGTGGTGAAATACCATGGCAATCTCACCATCATCAGCCACGAAAACAATTCGCTCGTTGAGGGCTTGATCATTATAAGAGAGCTCACCATTCCTTTGATTGACATGAAAAAATGGTTTTATTATGACAGCCAGAACAAGAGCAAGGATTTACGCCCTTACAGGATAGAAAAAGAAAAAGGCGAAGACGATATTGTCATGATTTGTGAGTTTTCTCGCTGGACCATAGGGGTCAGGATCTATGAAGCGGATAGGATTTTGAGCAAGAAATGGACTGAAATGGAGCAAAGCGCTGGGCTAGGGGGATCTGCAGGCAATAACAAGCTCGTGAGCCGCACGCGCTATTTTGATGGGCGCTTGGTGCAAGTGGTGGATATTGAAAAAATGCTTATAGACGTGTTCCCTTGGATTGAAGATGAAAAACACAACGATTTAGAGACGCTTTCTAAAATCCATTCTAACCAATGCGTTTTGCTCGCTGATGACTCCCCAAGCGTTTTAAAAACCATGCAAATGATTTTAGACAAGCTGGGCGTCAAGCATATAGATTTTATCAATGGTAAAACCTTACTAGAGCATTTATTCAACCCAACAACCGATGTGGGCAATATTGGCCTGATTATTACCGATTTAGAAATGCCAGAAGCGAGCGGTTTTGAAGTGATCAAACAGGTTAAAAACGATCCTTTGACTTCAAAAATCCCTATCGTGGTCAATTCTTCTATGAGCGGGAGCTCTAATGAAGACATGGCTAGGAGTTTGAAGGCCGATGATTTCATCTCCAAGTCTAACCCTAAAGACATCCAGCGAGTGGTTAAGCAATTTTTGGAATTAGCATGA
- the nspC gene encoding carboxynorspermidine decarboxylase translates to MKKYSAIPTPCYVLESERLEKNAKILEIVHQQSGAKVLLALKGYAFWREFGILRQRLNGCCASGLYEARLAFEEFGGRESHKEICVYSPAFKEAEMSAILPLATSIIFNSFHQYATYKDRILDKNKQLENLGLSPIKMGLRINPLYSEVTPAIYNPCSKVSRLGITPSGFEKGVKEHGLEGVSGLHFHTHCEQNADALCRTLEHVEKHFKPYLENMAWVNFGGGHHITKSDYDVNLLIQTIKDFKERYHNIEVILEPGEAIGWQCGFLIASVIDIVQNDQEIAILDASFSAHMPDCLEMPYRPSILKISVENDEELVEVEKGENQGAFSYFLGGPTCLAGDFMGSFSFDTPLKRGDKIVFQDMLHYTIVKSNSFNGVPLPSLAKIDSQGFKILKNFSYEDYKNRN, encoded by the coding sequence ATGAAAAAATACAGCGCTATCCCCACCCCTTGCTATGTGCTAGAGAGCGAACGCTTAGAAAAAAACGCCAAGATTTTAGAAATCGTGCACCAACAAAGCGGGGCAAAGGTTTTGCTCGCTTTAAAAGGGTATGCGTTTTGGCGTGAGTTTGGGATTTTGAGGCAAAGATTGAACGGGTGTTGCGCGAGCGGTCTTTATGAGGCTAGGCTCGCTTTTGAAGAATTTGGAGGGCGAGAGAGCCACAAAGAAATTTGCGTTTATAGCCCGGCTTTCAAAGAGGCTGAAATGAGCGCGATTTTACCCTTAGCGACAAGCATTATTTTTAACTCTTTTCACCAATACGCCACCTATAAAGATAGGATTTTGGATAAAAACAAGCAATTAGAAAACTTGGGCTTAAGCCCCATTAAAATGGGCTTAAGGATCAACCCTCTCTATAGCGAAGTAACCCCAGCGATCTATAACCCATGCTCTAAAGTGAGCCGGTTAGGGATTACGCCTAGCGGATTTGAAAAGGGGGTGAAAGAGCATGGCTTAGAGGGGGTGAGCGGGTTGCATTTCCATACGCATTGCGAGCAAAACGCTGACGCTTTGTGCCGGACTTTAGAGCATGTAGAAAAGCATTTCAAGCCCTATTTAGAAAACATGGCGTGGGTGAATTTTGGTGGGGGGCATCATATCACTAAGAGCGATTATGATGTGAATTTGCTCATCCAAACGATTAAGGATTTTAAAGAGCGTTATCATAATATAGAAGTGATCTTAGAGCCTGGGGAAGCCATAGGGTGGCAATGCGGGTTTTTAATCGCAAGCGTGATAGACATCGTTCAAAACGATCAAGAAATTGCGATTTTAGACGCTTCTTTTAGCGCTCACATGCCTGATTGCTTAGAAATGCCTTATCGCCCTAGTATCCTTAAAATTTCCGTAGAAAATGATGAAGAGCTTGTTGAAGTTGAAAAGGGCGAAAATCAAGGGGCGTTTTCTTATTTTTTAGGCGGTCCTACTTGTTTAGCGGGGGATTTTATGGGGAGCTTTAGTTTTGATACGCCTTTAAAAAGGGGCGATAAAATCGTGTTTCAAGACATGCTCCATTATACGATTGTCAAAAGCAACTCGTTTAATGGCGTGCCGCTCCCAAGCCTGGCTAAAATAGACTCGCAAGGTTTTAAAATCCTCAAAAACTTTTCTTATGAAGATTATAAAAACAGGAATTAA
- the lpxE gene encoding lipid A 1-phosphatase LpxE: protein MPKSFSKTLLALSLGLILLGVFVPFPKVPKHQSVPLVFHFTEHYARFIPTILSVAIPLIQRDAIGLFQVANASIATTFLTHATKRALNHVTINEQRLGERPYGGNFNMPSGHSSMVGLAVAFLMRRYSFKKYLWLLPLVPLTMLARIYLDMHTIGAVLAGLGTGMLCVSLFTSPKKLN, encoded by the coding sequence CTGCCCAAAAGCTTTTCTAAAACTTTGTTAGCGCTCAGTTTGGGCTTGATTTTGCTGGGTGTTTTTGTGCCTTTCCCTAAAGTCCCTAAACACCAAAGCGTGCCTTTGGTGTTTCATTTCACCGAGCATTACGCGCGCTTTATCCCCACGATTTTATCTGTGGCGATTCCCTTGATTCAAAGAGATGCGATAGGGCTTTTTCAAGTCGCTAACGCTTCTATCGCTACAACTTTTCTCACGCATGCCACCAAAAGAGCCTTAAACCATGTAACAATCAATGAGCAGCGTTTGGGCGAGCGCCCTTATGGGGGTAATTTCAACATGCCAAGCGGGCATTCGTCTATGGTGGGTTTGGCGGTGGCGTTTTTAATGCGCCGTTATTCTTTTAAAAAATACTTGTGGCTCTTGCCCCTAGTCCCTTTAACCATGCTCGCTCGCATTTATTTAGACATGCACACCATTGGCGCGGTGTTGGCTGGGCTTGGCACTGGAATGTTATGCGTAAGCCTTTTTACAAGCCCCAAAAAACTTAATTAA
- the eptA gene encoding phosphoethanolamine--lipid A transferase EptA, whose translation MTSLFHLKFLKPLSCLQAGLLYSLIFGVLYHFPLFAYIYKESNQVSFIAMMVIVLFCVNGALFLALGLISASLMRWSAIVFSWLNSVAFYFISAYKVFLNKSMMGNVLNTNTHEVLGFLSVKLFLFIVVFGVLPGYIIYKIPLKNSSKKAPFLAILALVFIFIASAFMNAKNWLWFDKHAKFIGGLILPFAYSVNAFRVSALKFFAPTIKPLPLFSPNHSHSFVVLVIGESARKRNYALYGYQKPTTPRLSKRLENHELTLFNATSCATYTTASLECILDSSFKNSLGVYENLPTYLTKAGIKVFWYSANDGEKNVKVTSYRKNYELIQKCPNCEAIAPYDESLLYNLPDLLKEHSNENVLLILHLAGSHGPNYDNKVPLNFRVFKPYCSSADLSSCSKESLINAYDNTIFYNDYLLDKIISMLEKAKQPALMIYLSDHGESLGEEAFYLHGIPKSIAPKEQYEIPFIVYANDLFKEKHSIIQTQTPINQNVIFHSVLGVFEDFKNPSVVYRPSLDLFKHKKE comes from the coding sequence TTGACATCATTATTCCATCTGAAGTTTTTAAAGCCCCTAAGTTGTCTGCAAGCCGGTTTGCTCTATAGCCTTATTTTTGGCGTTTTATACCATTTCCCTTTGTTCGCTTACATTTATAAAGAAAGCAACCAGGTTAGTTTTATAGCCATGATGGTTATCGTGCTTTTTTGCGTCAATGGCGCTCTTTTTTTGGCGTTAGGCTTGATCTCTGCTTCTTTGATGCGTTGGAGCGCGATAGTTTTTAGTTGGCTCAATTCTGTCGCTTTCTATTTCATTAGCGCTTATAAGGTGTTTTTAAATAAGAGCATGATGGGCAATGTCTTAAACACCAACACGCATGAAGTTTTAGGCTTTTTGAGCGTTAAATTATTCCTTTTTATCGTTGTTTTTGGGGTGTTGCCTGGCTATATCATCTATAAAATCCCCCTTAAAAATTCTTCTAAAAAAGCGCCATTCTTAGCGATCTTGGCGTTAGTGTTTATCTTTATCGCTAGCGCTTTTATGAACGCTAAAAATTGGCTGTGGTTTGACAAGCATGCGAAATTCATAGGGGGCTTAATCCTGCCCTTCGCTTATAGCGTGAACGCCTTTAGAGTGAGCGCTCTTAAATTTTTCGCCCCCACTATCAAGCCGCTCCCTCTCTTTTCGCCCAACCATTCTCATTCGTTTGTGGTGCTAGTCATTGGCGAAAGCGCTAGGAAGCGCAATTACGCCCTTTATGGCTATCAAAAACCCACCACCCCAAGATTAAGCAAACGCTTAGAAAATCATGAACTCACCCTTTTTAACGCCACTTCTTGCGCCACTTACACGACAGCGAGTTTGGAATGCATTTTAGATTCTTCTTTTAAAAACAGCTTGGGCGTTTATGAAAATTTGCCAACTTACTTGACTAAAGCGGGTATCAAAGTCTTTTGGTATAGCGCGAATGACGGCGAAAAGAACGTTAAGGTTACCAGCTATCGTAAAAACTACGAATTGATTCAAAAATGCCCCAATTGCGAAGCGATCGCTCCTTATGATGAATCCTTACTCTATAATTTGCCTGACCTTTTAAAAGAACACTCTAATGAAAATGTCTTGCTCATCTTACACCTTGCCGGCTCGCATGGCCCCAACTATGACAACAAAGTGCCTTTAAATTTTAGGGTGTTTAAGCCCTATTGCTCAAGCGCTGATTTATCTTCTTGCTCCAAAGAAAGCCTGATTAACGCCTATGACAACACCATTTTTTACAACGACTATCTGTTAGACAAAATCATTAGCATGCTTGAAAAAGCCAAACAGCCCGCCCTAATGATTTATTTAAGCGATCATGGCGAAAGTTTGGGCGAAGAAGCGTTCTATTTGCATGGCATTCCTAAAAGCATCGCCCCCAAAGAGCAATACGAGATCCCCTTTATCGTTTATGCCAATGATCTTTTTAAAGAGAAGCATTCCATCATTCAAACCCAAACCCCCATTAATCAAAACGTGATTTTCCATAGCGTTTTAGGGGTGTTTGAAGATTTTAAAAACCCAAGCGTTGTTTATCGCCCTTCTTTAGATTTATTTAAACACAAAAAAGAGTAA
- the labA gene encoding Hop family adhesin LabA: MKKKFLSLTLGSLLVSALSAEDNGFFVSAGYQIGESSQMVKNTKGIQELSDSYERLNNLLTNYSVLNTLIRQSADPNAINNARGNLNASAKNLINDKKNSPAYQAVLLALNAAAGLWQVMSYAISVCGPGSNKDKNGGVQTFENVPTAWGTTITCDSFYEPGKWSAISTENYAKINKAYQIIQKAFGSSGQDIPALSDTKELNFEIKGKKNDSVQPGERWKFPWTNGFVSVKWVNGEYKEIKEDIKVSNNAQELLKQASTILTTLNEACPRLSNGGAGNVGGGNSLWAGIDKGDGSACGIFKNEISAIQDMIKNAEIAVEQSKIVAANAQNQHNLDTGKTFNPYKDANFAQSMFANAKAQAEILNRAQAVVKDFERIPAEFVKDSLGVCHEKGSDGNLRGTPSGTVTSNTWGAGCAYVGETVTNLKNSIAHFGDQAEQIHNARNLAYTLANFSGQYKKLGEHYDSITAALSSLPDAQSLQNVVSKKTNPNSPQGIQDNYYIDSNIHSQVQSRSQELGSNPFRRAGLIAASTTNNGAMNGIGFQVGYKQFFGKNKRWGARYYGFVDYNHTYNKSQFFNSDSDVWTYGVGSDLLVNFINDKATKHNKISFGAFGGIALAGTSWLNSQYVNLANVNNYYKAKINTANFQFLFNLGLRTNLARNKRRGADHSAQHGMELGVKIPTINTNYYSLLGTTLQYRRLYSVYLNYVFAY; the protein is encoded by the coding sequence ATGAAGAAAAAATTTCTGTCATTAACCTTAGGTTCGCTTTTAGTTTCCGCTTTAAGTGCTGAAGACAACGGCTTTTTTGTGAGCGCCGGCTATCAAATCGGTGAATCCTCTCAAATGGTGAAAAACACTAAAGGCATTCAAGAACTCTCAGACAGCTATGAAAGATTGAACAATCTTTTAACGAATTATAGCGTCCTAAACACTCTCATCAGGCAGTCCGCCGACCCCAACGCTATCAACAACGCAAGGGGCAATTTGAACGCTAGTGCGAAGAATTTAATCAATGATAAAAAGAATTCCCCGGCGTATCAAGCGGTGCTTTTAGCACTGAATGCAGCAGCGGGGTTGTGGCAAGTCATGAGCTATGCGATCAGCGTTTGTGGCCCCGGCTCTAACAAAGACAAAAATGGGGGCGTTCAAACTTTTGAAAATGTGCCAACAGCATGGGGGACTACCATTACTTGCGATTCATTTTATGAACCAGGAAAATGGAGCGCTATATCCACTGAAAATTACGCAAAAATCAATAAAGCCTATCAAATCATCCAAAAGGCTTTTGGGAGCAGTGGGCAAGATATTCCTGCCTTAAGCGACACCAAAGAACTTAATTTTGAAATTAAAGGGAAAAAAAATGATAGCGTCCAGCCAGGAGAAAGATGGAAATTCCCATGGACTAATGGATTTGTTTCAGTCAAGTGGGTAAATGGGGAGTATAAAGAAATTAAAGAAGACATCAAAGTGTCAAATAACGCTCAAGAGCTTTTAAAACAGGCTAGCACTATTTTAACCACTCTTAATGAAGCATGCCCACGGTTGAGTAATGGCGGTGCAGGTAATGTGGGCGGTGGCAATAGCTTATGGGCTGGGATAGATAAAGGCGATGGGAGCGCGTGCGGGATTTTTAAAAATGAAATCAGCGCGATTCAAGACATGATCAAAAACGCTGAAATAGCCGTAGAGCAATCCAAGATCGTTGCTGCCAACGCGCAAAACCAGCACAACCTAGACACCGGGAAGACATTCAACCCCTATAAAGACGCCAACTTCGCCCAAAGCATGTTCGCTAACGCCAAAGCGCAAGCGGAGATTTTAAATCGCGCTCAAGCAGTGGTGAAAGACTTTGAAAGAATCCCTGCAGAATTCGTGAAAGACTCTTTAGGGGTGTGCCATGAAAAGGGTAGCGACGGCAATCTCCGTGGCACGCCATCTGGCACGGTTACTTCTAACACTTGGGGAGCCGGTTGCGCGTATGTGGGAGAGACCGTAACGAATCTAAAAAACAGCATCGCTCATTTTGGCGACCAAGCGGAGCAAATCCATAACGCGCGAAACCTCGCCTACACTTTAGCGAACTTCAGCGGCCAATACAAAAAACTAGGCGAACACTATGACAGCATCACAGCAGCGCTCTCAAGCTTGCCTGATGCGCAATCTTTACAAAATGTGGTGAGCAAAAAGACTAACCCTAACAGCCCGCAAGGCATACAGGATAACTACTACATTGACTCCAACATCCATTCTCAAGTGCAATCTAGGAGCCAAGAACTCGGCAGCAACCCTTTCAGACGCGCTGGGCTAATCGCCGCTTCTACCACCAATAACGGCGCGATGAACGGGATCGGCTTTCAAGTGGGCTATAAGCAATTCTTTGGGAAAAACAAACGATGGGGCGCGAGATACTACGGCTTTGTGGATTACAACCACACCTATAACAAATCCCAATTTTTCAACTCCGATTCTGATGTTTGGACTTATGGCGTGGGGAGCGATTTGTTAGTGAATTTCATCAACGATAAAGCCACTAAACACAATAAGATTTCTTTTGGCGCGTTTGGCGGTATCGCCTTAGCCGGGACTTCATGGCTTAATTCTCAGTATGTGAATTTAGCGAACGTGAACAATTACTATAAGGCCAAAATCAACACGGCGAATTTCCAATTCTTATTCAATCTGGGCTTAAGGACCAATCTCGCCAGGAATAAGAGAAGAGGCGCTGATCATAGTGCGCAACATGGCATGGAATTAGGCGTGAAGATCCCCACGATCAACACGAATTACTATTCTTTGCTAGGCACTACCTTGCAATACAGAAGGCTTTATAGCGTGTATCTCAACTATGTGTTCGCTTACTAA